ACGCCGGGATTGCTTGCGAGGTTCCAGCGATACCTGCGTGACGAACGAGGGACAAGCCCGGCCACCGCCAATCACTACATCACGGCGGTGCATAACTTCTGGGGCTTTGCGGCGTTCAAGCGTGGCGCTGTCAAAGGTAAGAACCCAGCGGCCACGGGCAGACAGGCGGTGCTCGACAAGTTGCCGTCCCGGTCGGTTCCCCCGCCGACGATCTATCCGGATCAGGTCAACGCCATTGTCGAGAAGGCGGTAGCCAATGACGATCGGCAGATCGCGAACTTGGTAGTGTTCGTTTGCGAGGGAGGGTTCCGATTCCAGGAGCTTCAGTTCCTCCAGGTCGGCGACATCAACCTGGTCCGTCGCGAGATCCTGCTAGACATCAAGAAGCCGGATCTTAAGCGCGTGCGGAAGGAGCTTCGCAAGCGGTGCCTAACGGCCGAGGGCTTCTGGGTGCCGAAGACGCGAGCCAGCCGGCGGCCGGTGCATGTTACCGATCGCATGGCCAGGGTCATCGGGTCGATGGGATTGGGCGACGCTTCCGACTGGGTGTTCATGAACTCAGCCGGAAACCAGATCGCCCAGAACAAGACGCTTGATCGACTCAAGGCGTATGCGGTGGAAGCTGGAGTCCTGGTTGTTACCAAGCGCGAGCGTGACGTTAAGACGTCGGCCATCCGCTGGCACTGGCTTCGCCACTACCACCGGACGCGGGCGCACGTGAGCAAGATTCGCCGTGAGGTGTCCAAGCTTGCGATGGGACACGCCGCGGACGGCATCCACGACCACTATCGTGGCCTGGATCTTGATGCGTTCCACGACGAGTACGCCAAGTTCGACAGCGGCCTCGACGACCGCCTGCTCGAAGCGAAATGAGCCTGACGACAACCCCCGATTTGCGTGTACTCTGCGTGTACTCCCTATCTTGACACCTTAAGTCATTGTCAAATAAGGACTTACAAATGGAGGCGGGGGGAATCGAACCCCCGTCCCGCGACGGTTCCAGAAGCGCTTCTACGTGCGTAGTCGGTCGTTTGGTTCTCGGGTCCTCAGACGCCGATCGACAGGCTTCGTCGGACCCCAGCCTGATGTTGGTTCGCCGGCCGACGATCAGGCGGCACCGGTCGGCTAGCCCACTGGTTTTCGCTGCAGGCCCTAGCGGGCGTCAGACCTGCAACGCACCGCCTAATTAGGCGGCCATGGCATAGGTGTTGCCAGTTACAGTTTTGCCAGGTGTTTTACGAGGCCCCCTGACAACCTCGGCACGCCACGATTCCTTCTCACGCCCGGTCGAATCCGATCGCCCCCGAGCATTCCAACAGCAGCATTATAGTCGGCGCTTTGAACGGCGGACATCCGCTGTTCAGGGAAATCGCCGGCCGATCAGTCCATGCGGAGGACAGATGGCGGCGGGGGTCCTCGCCCGGCAGCCAACACGATGCCCTCCATAGATAATAACGCGCATGGGCGCGCGCTCCATTGCGCGCTAGAGAGTGAGCGCCCGACAATGAGGCGCTTTGTATTTAATCGAACGCTCAACTTAAAATATCAGTGAAAATGACATAATCGCGTTGTAGATTGATCGTCTTGCCGCCGGGAAATGAGCCGGGTGTGTAGCGATTTGCGGCGCAGGGTAGGTGGGATTAAGTCGGGTGGATCTCGACGGCGGCAAGAGCGGCAAGCAATCACGTGGAGCGGCCGGAGTGTCTCCAAGCGTCGCTTGTTTCGGGTACGTCCGCGCAGGCTGAAGCCTGCGGCTCGCTGCAACTGTCACCTTCTCCACGCGTGGTCATGTCGAAGGACTACCGCGCATGGGGGAGCGGTGAGGCCGTTTATCCCGCATTTGACCGGATGCTCAAGGCTCGGCCGTTGTCACGAGCCGAATGCGTTCTGGAATTCCGCGAGATCGTAAAGGTCCACGTCCCCGTCGATATCGAAATCGAAGATCTCGCATGTTTCTTCCAACGGGCTCCCGGCCGACCCGAAACATCCCTGCATGGGAAAATCCATACCGCCTGACGATGGTGCGCTGAAGTCGTCGAGGTCGAGATCGCAGTCGGCATCGTAGTCGCCCTTGTGGCCGGAACAGCCGGTGCATTGCCAGCGAGCCAGGTAGGCCGAGACCTGATCTCCGGCGGTGGTGAAACTACCACCGACATAAAGCGTGGGCCCCGAGCCGTCGTCAAATACAGTGAGTGCACTTACCGTTCCGTTCACTCCCGCTCCTAGGGCCGACCAGGTCGAGCCGTCCCATTTGGCGATTCCATTCGCGCTTATCCCTCCGGCCGTGTTGAAATCGCCCCCTGCGTAGAGCGCCGGACCGCTCCCATTATCGAAGACCGTGAGGGCGCGGACGCCATAGAAATTATTATCTATCCCCGTCCCCAGTGGCGACCATGTGGAGCCGTCCCACTTGGCGATGTTGTTGGCGCTGACTCCCCCGGCATAGGCGAACCGGCCCCCCGCATAGAGCGCCGGTCCGCTGCCGTCATCGAAAAC
Above is a genomic segment from Phycisphaerae bacterium containing:
- a CDS encoding tyrosine-type recombinase/integrase; this translates as MARKEKKPPSKRLKTERVGSVSLVLTTRSPYWWMYWTERTFKDEAHPNANSSRVERWASTRETDVALARIVAAKKNEQLFTRKRFPELASEAEVRFPLKPLIDDFVAYLGELGRTHDHRKNIQGRLGLLATWMARKGLLNVQDITPGLLARFQRYLRDERGTSPATANHYITAVHNFWGFAAFKRGAVKGKNPAATGRQAVLDKLPSRSVPPPTIYPDQVNAIVEKAVANDDRQIANLVVFVCEGGFRFQELQFLQVGDINLVRREILLDIKKPDLKRVRKELRKRCLTAEGFWVPKTRASRRPVHVTDRMARVIGSMGLGDASDWVFMNSAGNQIAQNKTLDRLKAYAVEAGVLVVTKRERDVKTSAIRWHWLRHYHRTRAHVSKIRREVSKLAMGHAADGIHDHYRGLDLDAFHDEYAKFDSGLDDRLLEAK